TTGCAAACATAGGTATCGTATATTACCTTTGCAATAACGGTCAATAATGATAGTAACAGATGTACAGTATAGACGATAAACATTATCCATGTGCCACAAGCCTTACGATGAGGTACATAGGAGGAAAATGGAAAGCGGTGATTCTAATTAATCTTATCGAAAAAAAACGGTATAACGAATTGAGAAAAGCCATTCCGATGGTTACGGAGCGGACATTAAGTCTGCAGCTCAAAGAACTGGAAGAAGACGGTTTGATAACAAGGACCGTACATACAAAAAAGCCGCCTCTTAAAGTAGAATATGAAATGACCTCATTCGGCGAGACGCTTATTCCATTGCTTACGGCTGTTGCCCAGTGGGGCTATGATACAGGCAGGAATAACGGGAAGGTACACTATACACCCGGTGCGGATATGGATTGTTTGGTCTTGGAATAGATTTTCAGCCCGGATTATTATAAAACCATATCAGTATTTATGGGTATACAGGCGGTGCCTACTCCATAAAGTTTGTGCAAAAGCCTGAGATTTTAACTGAAATCGCAGTAAAGAAAAAAATAGCATTATCTTTGTTATAGTCAAAACGATTCCGGGAGCTCCGGAATCGATTTTGCCGTTTATATCCTACAATCTATGCAGTTAAAAACCATCTCTGAAAAGTTCCTTCCGCATCTGCTCCAGAAAGAATTCGGAAAAGAAATTTTTACCCAACTGGAAACCCATCAACATATTTATGTAAAAGGAAGTGCCGGTTCTTCGGTTTCCATTTTTGTTGCAGAACTGTTTCTTACTCAAAAAAAGCACTTGCTTTATCTTTTGGATGACAAAGAAGATGCACTGTATGCGAATACGGAAATGGAAAATCTTTTAGGCAAAGACAAGGTGCTGTACTTTCCGGCTACCCACCTTGAACCTTATCAGGTGGAGAGAACACAGAATGCCAACCTGGTGTTAAGGACGGAAGTTATCAATAAGATCACTTCAGGCAAATCTCCTAAAGTAATTGTTGCCTATGCAGGTGCCTTATCTGAAAAGGTTCTGAGGAAAGAAGATTTTAAAGCCATTTCCCATCATATTAAAGTAGGCGACCAGCTGGATTTTGATTTTGTTGATGAACTGCTGAACCATTATAATTTCCAGCAGGCGGATTTTGTTTCTGAACCCGGGGAATTTTCCGTGAGAGGAGGGATTGTGGATGTTTTTTCTTTCTCTAATGAAAAGCCTTACCGGATTACCTTCTTCGGGAATGAAGTGGAAAGCATTAAAACGTTTGATATCGAAACCCAGCTGTCCGTAAGCAAAGTAGAAGAGCTTCAGCTGGTATCCAATATGAATTTTACAGTAACCGGCAGCCGTGTCTCACTGTTGCAGCTGCTGCCGGAAAAAAGTTTTGTTGTCTCCAGAAACGGGATCCTCGGCATGCAGAAGCTGAAATCGTTTTATGAAAAGTCACTGGAAAAATATGATACCTTAAGCAAAGATATTGCACACAGATCGCCGCAGGAGCTTTTTATTTCAGACCAGGAGTTCTTATTCGATTATAAAAAGTTTAAAACGGTTGATTTCGGAGGCGTTTCTGTTGAAGGCTTAATAGAATGGAAAGATATAAAAACCGATCAGACTCCGCAGCCTTCTTTCCATAAGAATTTTGAAATGCTGGCCGAAGACCTGGAAGCCAGGCAAAGTGAAGGCTACGATACCTGGATCTCTTTTTCATCTGAAAAGCAGAAACAAAGACTGGAAATGATTTTTGAAGAACTGGAACGCGAGCTTCCTTTTAAAAGCTTTACCTCTGAGCTTCATGAAGGGTTTGTAGACCACGAGAATAAATTCCTGGTATATACGGATCACCAGATTTTTGATCGTTACCAGCGGTATAAAGCCAAAAATGCATTTGCCAAATCTGAGCAGCTTACCCTGAAAGATTTAATGTCCCTGAAGATAGGAGACTACATTGCCCACATCGACCACGGGATCGGAAAATTTATGGGACTGGTAAAAGTGAACAATGACGGTAAGATCCAGGAATGCTTCAAATTGACATACAAAAACGGGGATTTATTATATGTGAGTATCCACTCGCTTCATAAGATTTCAAAATACAACGGGCCTGAGGGAAGGGAAGTTGTACTGAGCAAATTAGGATCTCCTACCTGGAAATCTTTAAAACAGAAAACAAAGGCAAAGGTAAAGCAGATTGCTTTTGACCTTATTAAATTATACGCACAGCGGAAAACAGCGAAAGGCTTTGCTTATACCCAGGATTCTTATCTTCAGAATGAACTGGAGGCAAGCTTCCTGTACGAAGATACCCCGGATCAGGAAAAAGCCACCATAGACGTAAAAAAAGATATGGAAGCAGATACGGTAATGGACCGTCTGGTCTGTGGAGATGTGGGTTTCGGGAAAACCGAAGTGGCCGTGCGTGCGGCTTTTAAAGCAGCAACAGACGGAAAGCAGGTGGCCGTGCTGGTTCCTACCACCATTCTTGCTTTTCAGCATTACAGAAGCTTTAAAGAAAGATTAAAGGATTTTCCGGTGACCGTGGCCTATGTGAACCGTTTCAGGACAGCCAAACAAAAATCTGAAACGCTTGCAGATTTAAAAAACGGAAAAGTTGATATTATTATCGGGACGCATCAGCTGGCAGGCAGTTCGGTGAAGTTCAAAGACCTCGGGCTGCTGATCATTGATGAGGAACATAAATTCGGGGTATCGGTAAAAGATAAATTAAAAACCCTGAAGAGTAATGTGGATACGCTTACCTTAACAGCCACACCGATCCCTAGGACGCTGCAATTTTCTTTAATGGCCGCCAGGGATTTATCGGTAATCAAGACACCGCCGCCCAACAGGCAGCCTGTTGATACCCATATCATCGGGTTTAATGAAGAAACCCTTCGCGATGCCGTTTCATATGAAATCCAGCGGGACGGGCAGGTGTATTTTGTCAATAACCGGATTGAAAACTTAAAAGATATTGCCGGCCTGATCCAGAGGCTTGTTCCTGATGCCAGGGTAATTACAGGACACGGCCAAATGGAAGGCAAGCAGTTAGAAAAAAACGTCCTCGATTTCATGGAAGGGAAGTATGATGTTCTGGTTTCCACCACGATTATTGAAAGCGGTGTGGATGTCCCGAATGCCAATACCATTTTTATCAATGATGCCCAGCGGTTCGGAATGGCAGACCTCCACCAGATGAGGGGAAGGGTAGGAAGAAGCAACAGGAAGGCCTTCTGTTACCTGATTACGCCGCCGTATGATATGATGACTTCCGATGCCCGAAAAAGGCTCGAAGCAATAGAGCAGTTTTCAGACCTTGGAAGCGGTTTCCAGATTGCCATGAAAGACCTTGAAATAAGGGGTGCCGGAGATTTGCTGGGTGCTGAGCAGAGCGGTTTTATTAATGAAATGGGCTTCGAAACGTATCAGAAGCTGATGCAGGAAGCTTTGGAGGAATTAAAGGATGACGAGGAATTTGAAAACTTATTTGAAAATGAAGAAGAAAGGAACAAGCTTTTCAAAACCACGAAGGATGTGAATATTGATACCGATCTGGAGCTGATGCTGCCGGACGAGTATATTTCAAATACCGAAGAAAGGCTGCTGCTGTACCAGAAACTGGCAGAAATCGATAACGAGAAAAACCTGGAGAAATTTGAGGCTGAACTTATTGACCGTTTCGGAACATTACCTGAAGAGGCGAAAAACTTACTGAAGAGTGTAAGCTTAAAGTGGCTGGCAGCAGAAATCGGGTTTGAGAAAATTGTCATGAAGAACGGGGTATTCTTAGGCTACTTCCCGGGTAATCCTCAGGACAAATTTTATCAGACCAACAAGTTCAGGCACATCATCAGCTATCTTACCCAAAATCCCGGAGAAGCCCAGCTGAAGGAAAAATCCGGTAAAGAAGGAAACCAGCTGATGATGAGAAAGGATAGTGTGGTTAATGTAAAGGAAGTGAATCGCCTACTCAAATCAATCCTGGAAAATGAAAAGAACTAACTGCTTAAAACAATACTTATTGTACGGTAATACATTTTATCAGCCTCCAATTGAGTGATATCTAAGGTTTATAGGAGTATATAGTTTCATAACAATACATTAAATCCGAAAATGCAGGTTTTTGGATTTTTTTTATTCATTTTCACCATTTGATTGAAAATCCAAAGAAAAATTACTTAAAATAATTTATATTTGACGGCATTAAAAATTAATACTATGATAAAAAAGTACTTTCTTTCTTCATTAACAGTACTGGCACTTGCTTTTGTGGTTTCATGTGACAATACCACGGAAGATCCGCCGAACCAGAATGAAAACAGCTCAACCAGTACTCCTTCCATCACCGGACCGAGGATTTTAAGCAAAGTAAATAACGGAAATATTGACCTGGAAGAATACATTACCAATGCCGGAACCCTTTCCCAGGCTTTTATCAGAGATGCCGGATCCAACAATACCATTACCGCCACAGCAACTTATTCAGGCAGCAAAATAGCACAGATCAAATATCAGGATAATGCTAATCCGCATGTGATTGATAATGTGTATACACTTAGTTATACAGGCGGAAAGCTTTCCTCATTTACCATGGACCAGACGTCACTGGCAACTGTATTTAACCACAGTGATTTTACGGTTTTTTATGATGCCAATGGACAGTTATACAGAATTGTTGAAAAGAAAAAACTGGGCGGAAATACTTCATATACTCATTATGTAGAATCTAAGTTCACATTCTCTGCGAGCAATGTTGCTAAAGCAGACCATACTACGATGCTGATGGATGGGGCCAACCCTGATCCTTCTACAGCTTCTACCATCTCATACGCTTACGGAGATTATGATGCTAAAATAAACCCTTATACCACTTTACCGAAAGAGTACTGTATCGTAACCGGTACTATTTTCCAGTCTAATTTTAATATGATCTCTTCAAACAACTACGGGAAAATAACCATACAGAATCCTGTAGGGCCTCCGATCTCGGTCCCGAAAGGTTATTTGTATGATTCTCAGAATTATCCGGTTTCTGACCAAAGCCAGACAATTAAATACATGTATAAAGCGTTATAATAATTACTTTCCTTTAATGGTTTTGTCTGAAAACAAATAAATACATGGTTTTTATGCAAAAAAAAATTATATTTGTGGAAAAATAAATAATCCCTATCGGAATGAAACGACTTTTTTATTTTATTTTACTGTTTGCAGGTGTTGCTGCAGTCCATTCTTGTAAAGACCTGCTGGATGAAGACGGGAACCCGCTGCTGGACATCAATACGAATACGGGTCTTAACGGTCCGAGAGCGTTATACAGAGAAATCACAGATTCAGATACCCTGGCCACTTATTATTATAACGGATTGCAATTATCCAGAGTGGTGATGGACAGTGCCGATTCTACATCCAATATTGCATGGAGCGGCGATAAGATCAGCAGGATTGATTTTAAAGGCTTTCTTGATATGAACGGTGACGGAGATCTTGAGAAAGACAGTATTATTTTTACCCAGCAATTCACTTACGGAAGTACGGGAAGACTGGAAGTTATTTCAGAAAACCGCTCTTTTTACAAGAGGACCATAACTCCTCCTGCCACTACCCCAGGACCACAGACACTTTACAAAAAGACCAAAGCGCTTTATGCCTTAAAGTATTCTGCAGCAACGGCCAAGCTGGATTCTATTATCATGAGAAACGGGCCGGATGCACCCGGAACTTCGTTTACGGATTATTCGAAGACAAAATATGAATATTCAGGAGATAATGTTTCCAAAGTAATCAGGTCTTACGGTACAATGAATGGAAATGTATTTGGTGCAGTAATAGAAAAATTAGGTTATGATTACGGAAACTATGATGCACAGATCAATCCGTTTACCCTGTTGCCTAATGCCTATAAAATATCAAGGCTTTTATCAGGCGAAAGAAATGATTTACAAAGCTGGATTTTATCGGTAAACAGCCCGAAAAGAGTATCAATTACCGACCTTACACAGCCTGTTCCCAGTCCTAATATCATTTCAACGGATTATACATATGATCCTCAGACTTATATGATCAGGGGATATGGTGTGAATTACATTTATAAACCGTTATAAAAGAAATATTTTATAAACTGAAGGCTCAATCTTTCCAAAGATTGAGCTTTTTTATTTTTAATGCTTTAATTTTGCAAAAAATTTCTTCATGAAATATTTGATTATAGGCCTCGGGAACAAAGGGTCTGAATATGAAAACACGCGGCATAACATAGGCTTTAAGGTAGCGGATAAAATAGCGGAAACGCTGGACGTGTCTTTTAATACCACCAATTTCGGATGGATGGCCAACGGGAAGTATAAAGGAAGAAGGGTATTGGTTCTTAAGCCCGATACCTATATGAATCTTTCCGGGAATGCCGTAAAATACTGGATGCAGAAAGAAAATATACCATTGGAAAATGTGTTGATCATCACCGATGACTTGGCGCTGCCGTTCGGGACATTAAGATTGAAAGGGAAGGGCTCGGATGCCGGCCATAACGGACTGAAAAATATCAATGAGGTTCTGCAGACCCAGAATTATGCGCGCCTCCGTTTCGGAATTTCTGCGGAATTTTCGGAAGGGAGACAGATAGATTACGTATTGGGGACCTGGAATGAAGAAGAAACGGAAAAACTTGCCGAAAGAATTGAGAAGTTTTCCAAGGCATGCCTGTCCTTTGTTTTTGCAGGCATCAGCAATACCATGTCTGCCTTTAACGGAAAATAACAGATAGTAAAGTAAAGATCTGATCATAAGAGAAACCTTCGGCTTGGGAGGTTTTGCTATTT
The sequence above is a segment of the Chryseobacterium sp. JJR-5R genome. Coding sequences within it:
- a CDS encoding helix-turn-helix domain-containing protein, with the protein product MYSIDDKHYPCATSLTMRYIGGKWKAVILINLIEKKRYNELRKAIPMVTERTLSLQLKELEEDGLITRTVHTKKPPLKVEYEMTSFGETLIPLLTAVAQWGYDTGRNNGKVHYTPGADMDCLVLE
- the mfd gene encoding transcription-repair coupling factor, with amino-acid sequence MQLKTISEKFLPHLLQKEFGKEIFTQLETHQHIYVKGSAGSSVSIFVAELFLTQKKHLLYLLDDKEDALYANTEMENLLGKDKVLYFPATHLEPYQVERTQNANLVLRTEVINKITSGKSPKVIVAYAGALSEKVLRKEDFKAISHHIKVGDQLDFDFVDELLNHYNFQQADFVSEPGEFSVRGGIVDVFSFSNEKPYRITFFGNEVESIKTFDIETQLSVSKVEELQLVSNMNFTVTGSRVSLLQLLPEKSFVVSRNGILGMQKLKSFYEKSLEKYDTLSKDIAHRSPQELFISDQEFLFDYKKFKTVDFGGVSVEGLIEWKDIKTDQTPQPSFHKNFEMLAEDLEARQSEGYDTWISFSSEKQKQRLEMIFEELERELPFKSFTSELHEGFVDHENKFLVYTDHQIFDRYQRYKAKNAFAKSEQLTLKDLMSLKIGDYIAHIDHGIGKFMGLVKVNNDGKIQECFKLTYKNGDLLYVSIHSLHKISKYNGPEGREVVLSKLGSPTWKSLKQKTKAKVKQIAFDLIKLYAQRKTAKGFAYTQDSYLQNELEASFLYEDTPDQEKATIDVKKDMEADTVMDRLVCGDVGFGKTEVAVRAAFKAATDGKQVAVLVPTTILAFQHYRSFKERLKDFPVTVAYVNRFRTAKQKSETLADLKNGKVDIIIGTHQLAGSSVKFKDLGLLIIDEEHKFGVSVKDKLKTLKSNVDTLTLTATPIPRTLQFSLMAARDLSVIKTPPPNRQPVDTHIIGFNEETLRDAVSYEIQRDGQVYFVNNRIENLKDIAGLIQRLVPDARVITGHGQMEGKQLEKNVLDFMEGKYDVLVSTTIIESGVDVPNANTIFINDAQRFGMADLHQMRGRVGRSNRKAFCYLITPPYDMMTSDARKRLEAIEQFSDLGSGFQIAMKDLEIRGAGDLLGAEQSGFINEMGFETYQKLMQEALEELKDDEEFENLFENEEERNKLFKTTKDVNIDTDLELMLPDEYISNTEERLLLYQKLAEIDNEKNLEKFEAELIDRFGTLPEEAKNLLKSVSLKWLAAEIGFEKIVMKNGVFLGYFPGNPQDKFYQTNKFRHIISYLTQNPGEAQLKEKSGKEGNQLMMRKDSVVNVKEVNRLLKSILENEKN
- the pth gene encoding aminoacyl-tRNA hydrolase is translated as MKYLIIGLGNKGSEYENTRHNIGFKVADKIAETLDVSFNTTNFGWMANGKYKGRRVLVLKPDTYMNLSGNAVKYWMQKENIPLENVLIITDDLALPFGTLRLKGKGSDAGHNGLKNINEVLQTQNYARLRFGISAEFSEGRQIDYVLGTWNEEETEKLAERIEKFSKACLSFVFAGISNTMSAFNGK